A portion of the Armatimonadota bacterium genome contains these proteins:
- a CDS encoding PEP-CTERM sorting domain-containing protein, whose amino-acid sequence MKKLALISLAAVAASSAFGQAWEFSGISINYTNGYWSLGCQFDVLNPVSVYALGSYDDNGDGFLSGSQDVGIFDMSSNLLASTTVTSSDTLLGHFRYASITPLYLAAGRYMIASTTGIDNYTWATSGFYTDPNIAFVTDAYSASATLVAPTGGGGTAGGDGWWGPNMLIHPVPEPASMAVLGLGLLAVVRRRK is encoded by the coding sequence CTGTTGCAGCTTCCAGCGCCTTTGGGCAGGCTTGGGAGTTCAGCGGCATCAGCATCAACTACACGAACGGCTACTGGAGCCTCGGCTGCCAGTTCGACGTCTTGAATCCGGTCAGCGTCTATGCGCTCGGTTCGTACGACGATAACGGCGACGGCTTCCTGTCGGGCTCCCAGGACGTGGGAATCTTTGACATGAGCAGCAATCTGTTGGCCTCCACCACGGTGACCAGCAGCGACACGCTCTTGGGCCACTTCCGGTATGCCTCGATCACCCCGCTGTATCTGGCCGCCGGCCGATACATGATCGCTTCGACGACGGGTATCGACAACTACACGTGGGCCACGTCGGGCTTCTACACGGACCCGAACATCGCCTTCGTGACCGACGCCTACAGTGCCAGCGCGACCCTCGTTGCCCCGACGGGCGGCGGCGGAACGGCCGGCGGCGATGGCTGGTGGGGTCCCAACATGCTCATACACCCGGTGCCCGAGCCTGCTTCGATGGCCGTCCTCGGCCTCGGTCTCTTGGCCGTGGTCCGACGCCGCAAATAG